In one Rhodococcus sp. B50 genomic region, the following are encoded:
- a CDS encoding riboflavin synthase, with amino-acid sequence MFTGIVEELGEIVAKEDLADAARFTVRGPLVTSDAKHGDSIAVNGVCLTVVDVLDGDSFTADVMQETLDRSSLGQLTLGSSVNLERAAALNSRLGGHLVQGHVDATGAVVSRAPSENWTVVRISLPAEISRYVVEKGSITVDGVSLTVSGLGGKRGEEWFEISLIPTTLSLTTLGAAEPGTLVNLEVDVIAKYVERLQNAR; translated from the coding sequence ATGTTCACGGGCATCGTCGAGGAACTCGGTGAGATCGTGGCGAAGGAGGACCTCGCCGACGCGGCGCGCTTCACCGTGCGCGGACCGTTGGTGACCTCCGACGCCAAGCACGGCGATTCGATCGCGGTCAACGGTGTGTGCCTGACGGTCGTCGACGTCCTCGACGGAGACTCCTTCACCGCAGATGTGATGCAGGAGACGCTCGACCGTTCGTCGCTCGGGCAGCTCACACTCGGCAGCTCCGTCAACCTCGAACGCGCCGCCGCTCTGAACAGCCGGCTCGGCGGTCACCTGGTGCAAGGCCACGTCGACGCCACGGGTGCCGTCGTCTCCCGGGCGCCTTCGGAGAACTGGACGGTCGTGCGCATCTCCCTCCCGGCCGAGATCTCCCGCTACGTCGTCGAAAAGGGCTCGATCACCGTCGACGGCGTCTCGCTGACGGTCTCGGGTCTCGGTGGGAAACGGGGCGAGGAGTGGTTCGAGATCTCGCTCATCCCCACCACCCTGTCGCTGACCACCCTCGGCGCCGCGGAACCGGGCACCCTCGTCAACCTCGAGGTCGACGTGATCGCCAAGTACGTGGAGCGCCTGCAGAACGCGCGCTGA
- the ribD gene encoding bifunctional diaminohydroxyphosphoribosylaminopyrimidine deaminase/5-amino-6-(5-phosphoribosylamino)uracil reductase RibD encodes MTAPEIAEAFQFALDASEAVRGTTSPNPPVGAVILDADGAVAGIGATAPPGGPHAEVRALVAAGERARGGTAVVTLEPCNHTGRTGPCAQALIDAGIATVYYSVADPNPVAGGGAGTLRAAGLTVHPGLGAEAVTRGPLRAWLHRQHTGRPHVTWKYAASMDGRSAAADGTSKWISGPESRARVHDQRSRLDAIIVGTGTVLADDPWLTARLPDGELAPHQPLRVVVGMREIPTSARVLDDSAPTLVLRTHDLGEVLAALDDRPDVLVEGGPRLAGAFLAAGCVDRIQAYLAPVVLGAGEAAVEDAGVGTIADALRFRRERVETVGSDILLTLVPDRDN; translated from the coding sequence GTGACCGCACCCGAGATCGCCGAAGCCTTCCAGTTCGCGCTCGACGCCTCGGAGGCCGTACGGGGCACGACCAGCCCCAACCCGCCGGTCGGTGCGGTGATCCTCGACGCGGACGGTGCGGTGGCGGGTATCGGCGCCACCGCCCCTCCCGGCGGCCCGCACGCCGAGGTGCGGGCACTCGTTGCAGCGGGGGAGCGTGCCCGCGGTGGCACCGCGGTGGTCACTCTCGAGCCGTGCAATCACACCGGCCGCACCGGCCCGTGCGCGCAGGCTCTCATCGATGCGGGGATCGCCACGGTCTACTACTCGGTCGCCGACCCGAATCCCGTCGCCGGTGGGGGTGCCGGCACTCTCCGTGCCGCGGGTCTCACCGTGCATCCCGGTCTCGGTGCCGAGGCCGTCACCCGCGGACCGTTGCGGGCGTGGCTGCATCGGCAGCACACCGGCCGGCCGCACGTGACGTGGAAGTACGCCGCCTCGATGGACGGCCGCAGCGCAGCCGCCGACGGCACGAGCAAGTGGATCTCCGGCCCCGAATCGCGGGCCCGGGTGCACGATCAGCGCAGCCGGCTCGACGCCATCATCGTCGGCACCGGCACCGTGCTCGCCGACGATCCGTGGCTCACCGCCCGTCTACCCGACGGGGAACTCGCGCCGCACCAGCCCCTGCGAGTGGTCGTCGGTATGCGTGAGATCCCAACATCTGCAAGGGTTCTCGACGACTCCGCGCCGACGCTGGTGCTGCGTACCCACGATCTCGGTGAGGTACTCGCCGCGCTCGACGACCGGCCCGACGTGCTGGTCGAGGGCGGACCCCGACTCGCGGGTGCGTTCCTCGCGGCGGGTTGTGTCGACCGCATCCAGGCGTACCTGGCACCCGTCGTGCTCGGGGCCGGCGAAGCCGCCGTCGAGGACGCCGGAGTGGGCACGATCGCGGACGCGCTACGGTTTCGCCGAGAACGCGTCGAGACGGTCGGCTCGGACATTCTCTTGACACTCGTCCCGGACCGGGACAACTGA
- the rpe gene encoding ribulose-phosphate 3-epimerase → MAHPMIAPSILSADFARLADEAQAVAGADWLHVDVMDAHFVPNLTLGLPVVESLLKATDIPLDCHLMIENPGRWAPPYAEAGAHNVTFHAEATDDPVAVARDIRAAGGKAGLSVKPGTPIEPYLEILKEFDTLLVMSVEPGFGGQSFIPDVLDKARQVRRLVDSGELRLLVEIDGGINADTIEAAAEAGVDCFVAGSAVYGAADPGEAVRKLRAQAGASSPHLTLAP, encoded by the coding sequence GTGGCCCACCCGATGATCGCTCCGTCCATCCTGTCCGCGGATTTCGCTCGTCTCGCCGACGAGGCGCAGGCCGTCGCCGGTGCCGACTGGCTCCACGTCGACGTCATGGACGCTCATTTCGTTCCGAACCTCACACTCGGTCTCCCGGTCGTCGAGTCGCTGCTGAAGGCGACCGACATCCCGCTCGACTGTCACCTGATGATCGAGAACCCCGGGCGGTGGGCGCCGCCCTACGCCGAAGCGGGTGCGCACAACGTCACCTTCCACGCCGAGGCCACCGACGATCCGGTCGCCGTGGCCCGCGACATCCGCGCGGCCGGCGGCAAGGCCGGACTGTCGGTCAAGCCCGGTACCCCGATCGAGCCGTATCTCGAGATCCTGAAGGAATTCGACACGCTGCTCGTGATGAGCGTCGAACCGGGCTTCGGTGGTCAATCCTTCATTCCCGACGTCCTCGACAAGGCCCGTCAGGTCCGTCGTCTCGTCGATTCGGGTGAGCTCCGTCTGCTCGTGGAGATCGACGGAGGCATCAACGCCGACACCATCGAAGCCGCCGCCGAAGCCGGTGTGGACTGCTTCGTCGCCGGGTCCGCCGTCTACGGCGCCGCCGATCCCGGCGAGGCGGTCCGCAAGTTGCGGGCGCAGGCCGGGGCTTCGTCCCCGCACCTGACGCTCGCGCCGTGA
- a CDS encoding VOC family protein: protein MTALHHRESLPPRPDGSNTVDTFLISDRAAALVDFLVAVFESEEVPEARTLDHDGLLLHAEVRVGDSVLVVADRKPDWPFTPAFVRVHVHDVDAVLERATQHGAEIVTRPTDFFGDVLARFSDPSGNLWWIQRYDPGADTSAWTDDAAADESADWSDVASPELEYIHSTLTEAVRTLRDPHSRAVWTAVVEPVRPAGRQTARARASKRSMSSRRQT, encoded by the coding sequence GTGACCGCTCTCCATCACCGCGAATCCCTCCCTCCCCGGCCGGATGGATCGAACACCGTCGACACTTTCCTGATCTCCGACCGCGCAGCCGCACTCGTCGACTTCCTCGTCGCCGTCTTCGAGTCCGAGGAAGTGCCCGAAGCGCGCACCCTCGACCACGACGGACTGCTCCTCCACGCCGAGGTGCGGGTCGGCGACTCCGTGCTCGTGGTCGCCGACCGGAAACCGGACTGGCCGTTCACACCCGCCTTCGTGCGGGTCCACGTGCACGACGTCGATGCCGTCCTCGAACGCGCAACGCAGCACGGCGCGGAGATCGTCACACGGCCGACGGACTTCTTCGGCGATGTCCTCGCCCGGTTCTCGGATCCGTCCGGCAATCTCTGGTGGATCCAGCGGTACGATCCCGGCGCCGACACATCGGCGTGGACGGACGACGCAGCGGCAGACGAGTCGGCGGATTGGTCGGACGTTGCGAGCCCGGAGCTCGAGTACATCCACTCGACGCTTACCGAAGCCGTTCGCACCCTGCGGGACCCACACTCACGCGCGGTGTGGACGGCGGTCGTCGAACCGGTGCGACCGGCGGGTCGTCAGACCGCACGGGCGAGGGCATCGAAGCGGTCGATGTCCTCACGGCGGCAGACGTGA
- a CDS encoding 1-phosphofructokinase family hexose kinase, with product MPEIVTLTMNPALDVTTFTDAVVPTRKLRCDEPFYDAGGGGVNVAKVARVLGASAAAVYPAGGARGEQMSGLLDDDDVEEHIVPIAGSTRECFTAIDRRSGQEYRFVTPGPELTDEEQERCLATLEKAAEGARYVVASGSFPPGVPGTFVRHIAAAAHEAGARFVLDSSGDALTSIDSGVYLVKPSLDELCEWTGRELATDDEQIAAARELVTSGVTEIVVVSLGADGAIMVTADEAVRVPALAAKVRSAVGAGDSMVAGLVVGLLQERSLRDALALGIACGTAALLTAGSHVCRREDIDRFDALARAV from the coding sequence ATGCCCGAGATCGTCACCCTGACCATGAACCCGGCACTCGACGTCACGACCTTCACCGACGCGGTGGTGCCCACCCGCAAACTCCGCTGCGACGAGCCGTTCTACGACGCCGGCGGGGGAGGAGTGAACGTCGCGAAGGTCGCGCGCGTGCTCGGTGCCTCGGCCGCCGCCGTCTATCCGGCCGGCGGTGCGCGGGGTGAACAGATGAGTGGTCTGCTCGACGACGACGATGTCGAGGAGCACATCGTCCCCATCGCCGGGTCCACCCGCGAGTGCTTCACGGCGATCGACCGCCGCAGCGGTCAGGAATACCGTTTCGTCACTCCCGGTCCCGAGCTGACGGACGAGGAACAGGAACGCTGCCTCGCGACGCTGGAAAAGGCCGCCGAAGGCGCGAGGTACGTGGTGGCGAGCGGCAGCTTCCCACCCGGTGTACCCGGCACCTTCGTCCGACACATCGCCGCGGCGGCGCACGAGGCCGGCGCGCGGTTCGTCCTCGACTCGTCGGGCGATGCGCTGACCAGCATCGATTCGGGTGTCTACCTCGTCAAACCAAGTCTGGACGAGTTGTGCGAGTGGACCGGGCGGGAGTTGGCCACCGACGACGAGCAGATCGCGGCCGCGCGCGAACTCGTCACCTCCGGTGTCACGGAGATCGTGGTCGTCTCGCTCGGCGCAGACGGGGCGATCATGGTGACCGCCGACGAGGCTGTGCGGGTGCCGGCCCTGGCGGCCAAGGTGCGCAGCGCCGTCGGAGCCGGTGACAGCATGGTCGCCGGACTCGTCGTCGGACTGTTGCAGGAACGATCGCTGCGGGATGCGCTCGCCCTCGGGATCGCTTGCGGCACAGCGGCCTTGCTCACCGCTGGAAGTCACGTCTGCCGCCGTGAGGACATCGACCGCTTCGATGCCCTCGCCCGTGCGGTCTGA
- a CDS encoding glycerate kinase family protein — protein MALKVPHRVLVAPSGFKESLDAPGVAAAIAAGVRRALPCAVVDLVPVPDGGEGTAEILAHATGGTLVPVTVTGPVGEPVRASWARLGGSTRGTAVVEMASAAGLRLVPADRRDPGATTTRGVGELIAAALDDGIRRIVIGCGDSGTSDGGAGALRALGARILDEDGVELPDGGRHLARAARLDLDGLHPALADTEIVLACNVHNVLCGPVGVARVFGPQKGATPAQVEELSASLERWAEVLERDGRAHDLDVRLGAGTGASGGLGAGLAAGIGARIASRFDVLLDSGLSGIDLDSLIARADLIITAEGSIDFQTPRGKVPAEIARRAQRAGVPVLAIAGSLGEGAPDVHDVGIGAIASIIPVPMRLEDAVANGHDLLVDAAARSMRLLMLGSAVASRSKGRAKKRKHRASAA, from the coding sequence ATGGCCTTGAAGGTTCCCCATCGCGTGCTCGTCGCACCCAGTGGATTCAAGGAGAGTCTCGACGCACCCGGCGTCGCCGCCGCGATCGCTGCGGGCGTCCGCCGGGCCCTGCCGTGCGCGGTCGTCGATCTCGTGCCCGTTCCCGACGGCGGGGAGGGCACCGCCGAGATCCTCGCGCACGCGACGGGCGGCACCCTCGTCCCGGTCACCGTGACCGGTCCGGTCGGCGAGCCGGTACGGGCGAGCTGGGCACGGCTCGGCGGTTCCACCAGGGGTACGGCAGTCGTCGAGATGGCCTCGGCCGCCGGTCTTCGTCTCGTGCCCGCCGATCGTCGCGATCCCGGTGCCACCACGACCCGAGGAGTCGGTGAGCTCATCGCTGCTGCGCTCGACGACGGCATCCGCCGCATCGTGATCGGCTGCGGCGACTCGGGAACCAGCGACGGCGGAGCCGGGGCCCTGCGAGCACTCGGCGCCCGGATCCTCGATGAGGACGGCGTCGAGCTACCCGACGGGGGTCGACACCTCGCGCGCGCCGCGCGACTCGATCTCGACGGTCTCCACCCCGCGCTCGCCGACACCGAGATCGTCCTCGCCTGCAACGTCCACAACGTTCTGTGCGGGCCGGTCGGCGTCGCGCGGGTCTTCGGTCCGCAGAAGGGCGCGACGCCTGCGCAGGTGGAGGAGCTGTCCGCCTCGCTCGAGCGCTGGGCGGAGGTCCTCGAGCGGGACGGACGGGCTCATGACCTGGACGTGCGGCTCGGGGCGGGTACCGGTGCCTCCGGCGGACTCGGTGCCGGTCTGGCCGCCGGCATCGGCGCCCGGATCGCCTCCCGGTTCGACGTGCTGCTCGACAGCGGTTTGTCCGGTATCGATCTCGATTCGCTGATCGCGCGCGCCGACCTCATCATCACCGCCGAGGGCAGCATCGACTTCCAGACTCCGCGCGGGAAGGTGCCGGCGGAGATCGCCCGCCGTGCGCAGCGCGCGGGAGTGCCGGTCCTCGCCATCGCCGGGTCGCTCGGCGAGGGCGCACCCGACGTGCACGACGTCGGAATCGGAGCGATCGCGTCGATCATCCCTGTCCCGATGCGACTCGAGGACGCCGTCGCCAATGGTCACGACCTGCTCGTCGACGCCGCGGCGCGGTCCATGCGCTTGCTGATGCTCGGCTCCGCCGTTGCGAGTCGCAGCAAGGGCCGCGCGAAAAAGCGCAAGCACCGGGCCTCGGCGGCGTGA
- a CDS encoding SLC13 family permease → MTFHATVPPISAAPQARPPRRYSAPGPGRIAAVGVLLGTIGLLAYLTRTDPDLAPPAAVTMIVFAMAVWLWVFTKIDDTYVALGAAAALTVVGVIDAEALFATLGDDVVWLLLSAFVIASGVASSGLATRGAAFLVTGARSPRALVHLVTAALIVTAFAVPSTSGRAALVLPVFVALATVLADRPRLVRALALLFPTVILLSAVASLLGAGAHLITSQILLTATGTGFDFATWMILGLPLAIASSHAAAELVLLLFTSADDRRGRLAVTAADIGAQTETPVSGPFSAAESRAALLLVVVMVLWCTEPVHGIHPAVVALLGALVATSPRYGSVRLAPALKTVPWPLLLFMAATLSIGTALTTSGAADWLASTAFGPLTSRGEGAGPLFVIVVVVISTAAHLVIQSRSARSAVLVPVVVALAPSVGVDPLAAAFVSTAAAGFCHTLPSSAKPVTLFATVPGTPTYSTADLLRLAVWLGPLIATLVLLFAWFVWPLLGLSLFR, encoded by the coding sequence ATGACCTTCCATGCCACCGTCCCGCCGATCTCCGCTGCGCCACAGGCCCGTCCGCCTCGCAGATACTCGGCCCCGGGCCCCGGCCGGATCGCGGCCGTCGGGGTGCTCCTGGGCACGATCGGTCTGCTCGCGTATCTCACCCGCACCGATCCCGACCTGGCGCCCCCGGCCGCCGTCACCATGATCGTCTTCGCCATGGCCGTCTGGCTGTGGGTGTTCACCAAGATCGACGACACCTATGTGGCGCTCGGCGCAGCAGCGGCCCTCACGGTCGTCGGTGTGATCGACGCCGAGGCGCTCTTCGCGACGCTCGGTGACGACGTCGTGTGGCTTCTGTTGTCCGCCTTCGTGATCGCCTCGGGGGTGGCGTCGTCGGGTCTGGCGACGCGTGGTGCGGCCTTCCTGGTCACGGGAGCGCGCAGCCCGCGGGCGCTCGTGCACCTGGTGACGGCGGCGCTGATCGTCACCGCCTTTGCCGTTCCGTCGACCTCCGGTCGTGCAGCGCTGGTGCTCCCGGTGTTCGTCGCGCTCGCGACGGTCCTGGCCGACCGGCCACGCCTCGTGCGTGCATTGGCCCTGCTCTTTCCCACAGTGATCCTGCTGTCGGCGGTGGCGTCGTTACTCGGCGCCGGCGCACACCTGATCACCTCGCAGATCCTCCTCACTGCGACCGGCACCGGATTCGACTTCGCGACCTGGATGATCCTCGGGCTCCCGCTCGCGATCGCCTCGTCGCACGCCGCAGCCGAGCTGGTGCTGCTGTTGTTCACCTCGGCCGACGACCGGCGCGGACGCCTCGCGGTCACCGCCGCCGACATCGGCGCGCAGACCGAGACCCCGGTCTCCGGACCGTTCTCCGCCGCCGAATCCCGCGCCGCCCTACTGCTGGTCGTGGTGATGGTGCTGTGGTGCACCGAACCTGTGCACGGCATCCATCCGGCGGTGGTCGCCCTGCTCGGTGCGCTCGTCGCCACCTCACCGCGCTACGGTTCGGTGCGCCTCGCGCCCGCTCTGAAGACCGTCCCGTGGCCCCTGCTGCTGTTCATGGCGGCGACACTGTCGATCGGTACCGCGCTGACGACGAGCGGTGCGGCCGACTGGCTGGCATCGACGGCCTTCGGTCCGCTCACCTCGCGGGGAGAAGGCGCCGGCCCGCTGTTCGTGATCGTCGTGGTCGTGATCTCGACCGCGGCGCACCTGGTGATCCAGTCGCGCTCTGCCCGCTCGGCCGTCCTCGTTCCCGTCGTGGTGGCACTGGCACCGTCCGTCGGCGTCGATCCGCTCGCCGCAGCGTTCGTCTCGACGGCCGCGGCGGGCTTCTGTCATACCCTGCCGTCGTCGGCCAAACCGGTGACGTTGTTCGCGACGGTGCCCGGAACACCCACCTATTCGACTGCGGACCTGCTGCGCCTGGCGGTATGGCTCGGTCCGCTCATCGCCACGCTGGTTCTGCTGTTCGCGTGGTTCGTCTGGCCGTTACTCGGTCTGTCGCTGTTCCGCTGA
- a CDS encoding response regulator transcription factor, whose amino-acid sequence MSRILIAEDDTRIIAFLEKGLRAVGYTTTDATDGETALMLARSGAFDLVILDIGLPRMDGFTVLERLRGEGVRTPVIVLTARDSVTDTVAGLEGGANDYVSKPFQFAELLARIRLRIGDNSSAADPAAVIRDGDMALDLRARRAEIAGESIDLTSREFALFEVFLRHRGQVLSREQILGHVWGYDFDPASNVVDVYVRALRNKIGGDRVETIRGAGYRLR is encoded by the coding sequence GTGAGCCGAATCCTCATCGCCGAAGACGACACCCGCATCATCGCCTTCCTCGAGAAGGGACTGCGCGCAGTGGGATACACGACCACCGACGCCACCGACGGCGAGACCGCTTTGATGCTCGCCCGCAGCGGTGCCTTCGACCTGGTGATCCTGGACATCGGGTTGCCCCGCATGGACGGCTTCACCGTACTCGAGCGGCTGCGAGGAGAAGGGGTGCGGACGCCGGTGATCGTCCTGACCGCGCGGGACAGCGTCACCGACACCGTCGCAGGGCTCGAAGGTGGCGCCAACGACTACGTGAGCAAGCCGTTCCAGTTCGCCGAACTGCTCGCCCGCATCCGGTTGCGCATCGGCGACAACAGTTCGGCGGCCGATCCGGCCGCAGTGATCCGCGACGGCGACATGGCCCTCGACCTGCGGGCCAGGCGCGCCGAGATCGCCGGGGAAAGCATCGATCTCACCAGTCGCGAATTCGCCCTGTTCGAGGTGTTCCTGCGTCACCGCGGTCAGGTGCTCTCCCGCGAACAGATCCTCGGGCACGTGTGGGGATACGACTTCGACCCCGCGTCCAACGTGGTGGACGTCTACGTGCGCGCGCTGCGCAACAAGATCGGTGGTGACCGGGTCGAGACGATCCGCGGGGCGGGATACCGATTGCGATGA
- a CDS encoding sensor histidine kinase: MTTEPREPAGKYPAGEARVARLGRGSALPARWRILSWILLTTAVALVAVVVTARVLLLNHVDRDANADIAQEIDEFRAFAAEGVDPTTTYPFTSVERMLEVYLNRQHTSEGEVIVGVVDGSLLFDRRIAVDRPDLPANLTEDGVFFERILTAPTGSGVYEVEGGQMRWARADVTSGDDRGALIVAVFTAEQRAKVADTARTIGLVAIGGLGLTAIIGWLVAGQILAPIRQVREVAAAIGEKDLASRVPVHGRDDIAALAETFNSMLDRLEQAYTTQQQFVDDAGHELRTPITVIRGHLELMDLGYDADSATREETIRLVEDELDRMARIVTDLLVLAKAERPDFVQRRPVDVTDLMLDVEAKAQMLGNRVWQLMEIAEGTADIDAQRVTQAVLQYATNAVSHTRPGDVVQLGSAFVEHGGAEYLRLWVRDTGPGVAPDDAARIFERFRRGRTIPGDRHGPVAERGGAGLGLAIVRAIADAHHGSAWVESTVGHGATFGIDLPVRDPAGPADRVGTAGPARRVVTADTVDTRRTPSQ; this comes from the coding sequence ATGACGACTGAGCCCCGTGAGCCGGCCGGGAAGTATCCCGCCGGCGAGGCCCGCGTCGCTCGACTCGGCCGGGGATCCGCCCTTCCCGCCCGGTGGCGCATCCTCAGCTGGATCCTGCTCACGACGGCCGTGGCGCTCGTCGCGGTGGTCGTCACCGCGCGCGTACTGCTCCTGAACCACGTCGACCGCGATGCGAACGCCGACATCGCTCAGGAGATCGACGAGTTCCGCGCGTTCGCCGCCGAGGGCGTCGATCCCACCACCACGTACCCGTTCACCTCGGTGGAACGGATGCTCGAGGTATATCTCAACCGTCAGCACACCTCCGAGGGCGAGGTGATCGTCGGTGTCGTCGACGGTTCGCTGCTGTTCGACCGCCGCATCGCGGTGGATCGACCCGACCTGCCCGCGAACCTCACCGAGGACGGTGTGTTTTTCGAGCGCATCCTGACCGCCCCCACCGGCTCGGGGGTATACGAGGTGGAAGGCGGACAGATGCGCTGGGCCCGCGCCGACGTCACCTCCGGCGACGACCGGGGCGCGCTCATCGTCGCCGTATTCACCGCCGAACAGCGCGCGAAGGTGGCCGACACCGCGCGCACCATCGGACTGGTCGCGATCGGCGGACTCGGGCTCACCGCGATCATCGGCTGGTTGGTCGCAGGACAGATCCTGGCCCCGATCCGCCAGGTACGCGAGGTGGCCGCCGCGATCGGGGAGAAGGATCTGGCGAGCCGTGTGCCTGTGCACGGACGCGACGATATCGCCGCCCTCGCCGAGACCTTCAACTCGATGCTGGACCGCCTGGAACAGGCCTACACCACCCAGCAGCAGTTCGTGGACGACGCCGGCCACGAACTGCGGACGCCGATCACGGTGATCCGCGGGCACCTCGAACTCATGGATCTCGGTTACGACGCCGACAGTGCGACGCGAGAGGAGACGATCCGGCTCGTCGAGGACGAACTCGACCGAATGGCGAGGATCGTCACCGACCTGCTCGTTCTCGCCAAGGCCGAACGTCCCGACTTCGTGCAGCGCCGACCCGTGGACGTCACCGACCTCATGCTCGACGTCGAGGCCAAGGCGCAGATGCTCGGCAACCGTGTCTGGCAGCTCATGGAGATCGCCGAAGGTACGGCCGACATCGATGCCCAACGCGTCACCCAGGCGGTGCTGCAGTACGCGACCAACGCCGTCAGCCATACCCGCCCCGGGGACGTCGTCCAACTCGGATCCGCGTTCGTCGAACACGGCGGTGCCGAGTATCTCCGGCTCTGGGTTCGCGACACCGGGCCCGGTGTCGCGCCGGACGACGCCGCACGCATCTTCGAACGTTTCCGCCGTGGACGCACCATTCCCGGCGACCGCCACGGACCCGTCGCCGAACGCGGAGGGGCAGGTCTCGGGCTTGCCATCGTCCGCGCGATCGCCGATGCGCACCACGGCTCGGCCTGGGTCGAGAGCACGGTCGGGCACGGCGCGACCTTCGGCATCGACCTCCCCGTACGAGATCCCGCCGGCCCCGCCGACAGGGTCGGCACCGCCGGCCCCGCCCGCAGGGTCGTCACCGCCGACACAGTCGACACCCGAAGGACACCATCGCAGTGA
- a CDS encoding RsmB/NOP family class I SAM-dependent RNA methyltransferase has product MSESGRPPRGKRNPGGRTPAGRGGRNSGGKPGRHPGSEHTRRPSKPLADPARVAARDVLRAVRERDAYANLVLPALLRERHLDARDAALATELTYGAARARGLLDAVIADAANRPVDEIDGALLDVLRLGAYQLLRTRVAPHAAVATSVDLVRAEFGSGRAGFVNAVLRRVGERSEDEWIALLAPDQERDPVGHLAFRYAHPLWIAQAFAHALGADASELADVLAADDARPIVHLVARPGVITAEELALVTGGEIGPWSPYAVHLDHGDPGRLEPVREGMAAVQDEGSQLVARALTLAPLEGEDRGRWLDLCAGPGGKAALLGAVAAIDGFAVDAVEPVEHRAELVRKTARDLPVRVHVADGREPGLEPGYDRILVDAPCTGLGALRRRPEARWRRQPGDVAELVRLQKELLASAIGLLRPGGVVLYSTCSPHVSETVAVVSDAVRRHGVEQLDTRELVPGVPRIGEGPGVQLWPHRHGTDAMFMAALRKPGR; this is encoded by the coding sequence ATGAGCGAGTCCGGTAGACCCCCGCGGGGCAAGCGCAATCCGGGGGGACGCACTCCCGCCGGGCGCGGTGGGCGCAACAGTGGAGGCAAGCCGGGTCGCCACCCGGGGTCCGAGCACACCCGCCGACCGTCGAAGCCGCTCGCCGACCCCGCCCGCGTCGCCGCGCGGGACGTGCTGCGCGCGGTGCGTGAACGCGACGCGTACGCGAATCTCGTTCTCCCCGCGCTGCTGCGCGAGCGGCATCTGGATGCGCGCGACGCCGCCCTGGCCACCGAACTCACCTACGGCGCGGCTCGTGCACGGGGTCTGCTCGACGCAGTGATCGCCGACGCCGCCAACCGTCCCGTCGACGAGATCGACGGTGCGCTGCTCGACGTGTTGCGGCTGGGCGCTTACCAGCTACTGCGCACGCGCGTCGCGCCGCACGCTGCCGTCGCCACGAGCGTCGACCTGGTGCGAGCGGAATTCGGTTCCGGCCGTGCCGGATTCGTCAACGCCGTGTTGCGTCGTGTGGGGGAGCGTTCCGAGGACGAGTGGATCGCACTGCTTGCTCCCGATCAGGAGCGGGACCCGGTGGGGCACTTGGCATTCCGATACGCCCACCCCCTGTGGATCGCCCAGGCGTTCGCCCACGCGCTCGGCGCGGACGCGTCCGAGCTCGCCGACGTCCTCGCCGCCGACGACGCGCGCCCGATCGTCCATCTCGTCGCCCGACCCGGTGTCATCACCGCCGAGGAACTCGCACTCGTCACCGGCGGTGAGATCGGTCCGTGGTCGCCGTACGCGGTGCACCTCGACCACGGCGACCCCGGCCGCCTCGAACCCGTTCGGGAAGGAATGGCCGCCGTCCAGGACGAGGGAAGCCAGCTCGTCGCTCGCGCCCTCACCCTCGCTCCTCTCGAAGGCGAGGATCGGGGCCGCTGGCTCGACCTGTGCGCGGGGCCGGGTGGAAAGGCGGCTCTGCTCGGCGCCGTCGCGGCGATCGACGGATTCGCCGTCGATGCCGTCGAACCGGTCGAGCACCGCGCCGAACTGGTCCGCAAGACCGCCCGCGACCTGCCGGTCAGGGTGCATGTCGCCGATGGGCGCGAGCCCGGCCTCGAACCGGGATACGACCGCATCCTCGTCGACGCTCCCTGCACGGGTCTCGGTGCCCTGCGGCGGCGTCCCGAGGCGCGATGGCGGCGGCAACCCGGCGATGTCGCCGAACTCGTGCGGCTGCAGAAGGAGTTGCTCGCGTCGGCGATCGGGCTGTTGCGCCCCGGCGGCGTGGTGCTCTACTCGACGTGCTCACCACACGTGTCGGAGACGGTCGCCGTCGTGTCCGACGCGGTGCGCCGCCACGGCGTCGAACAGCTCGACACACGCGAACTCGTCCCCGGCGTGCCACGGATCGGGGAGGGGCCGGGGGTCCAGCTGTGGCCGCATCGGCACGGCACCGACGCCATGTTCATGGCGGCGTTGCGTAAACCCGGGCGCTGA